The Desulfuromonas sp. nucleotide sequence CTCCAAGTTCCACCGCGCCCCCGGAGCCATCGGATGCAGTGCTTGGCCTGCCCGAGTTTTTAAGGGCAAGAAGATGGCCGGTCAGATGGGCAACGAGCGGGTGACCATTCAGAATCTGCAGGTCGTTGAGGTCCGCGCAGAGCAGAACCTGATTTTGGTCAAAGGGGCAATCCCCGGGCCGAAGAACGGCATGGTGATGATCCGCCGCGGGGTTAAAGTCGCGGGCTAGCCCTGATAATACCGACCTGGGAGAAGGACCATGGCAAAAATCGCAGTCTATGACACAAATAACAAGCAGGTTTCCGAGCGCGAGTTGGCCGATTCGGTCTTCAATGCGGACGTCCGAGGCTACCTGATCCACGACATGGTGCGCTACCAGTTGGCGGCTCGCCGTCAGGGTACTGCTCAGGTCAAGAACCGCAGTGCGGTCGCTGGTGGCGGTAAGAAGCCGTACAAGCAGAAGGGAACCGGTAATGCCCGTCAGGGTACGGTCCGTGCGCCCCACTTTGTTGGCGGCGGCGTGGCCTTCGGCCCCTCTACGCGGGACTACAGCTTCAAGCTTAACCGCAAGGTCAAGCTGGCTGCTCTTAAGAGCGCTCTCTCCGTGCGCTTCAAGGAAGAGCGGATGACCGTGCTCAATGCCCTCGATTTGGAGAAAATCAGCACCAAGGGGTTCAATGAGGTGCTCGGACGATTCGATGTTTCCAACGTTCTAGTCGTCATCGAGGAGGCAGACTCCAAGGTGGAGCTCTCCGCCCGCAACTTGCCTTTTGTCAAGGTGTTGCGCGCCGAGGGAGTCAACGTCTACGACGTGATGAAATACAAGAACCTGATTCTCACCGAGGGAGCCGTTTCGCGGCTGGAAGGAGCATTGGGCTGATGAAACCGCTGCATCAAATCATCAAAAAGCCGCTGGTCACCGAAAAGACCAACTTGCAGAAAGAGGCCGGCCAGCAGGTGGCCTTCGAAGTCGCTGTCGATGCCAATAAGATCGAGATCAGGCAGGCCATCGAGAAAGCGTTCGATGTCAAGGTCGAGAAGGTCAACACCGCCCTCATCGCAGGCAAGGTGAAACGTGTTGGTCGCCGATTCGGCAAGCGTTCCAACTACAAGAAGGCCTATGTCACCCTCGCAGAGGGAAGCAATATAGACTTCTTCGGAGTTTAGCGGACTGTAATCAAAGCCTTACGGAGTTACGATAATGGCTATCAAAAAGTATAAGCCGACCTCGCCGTGTCGGCGTGGGATGACCTCTTCCACATTCGAGGAAATCACCACATCGACCCCTGAGAAATCCCTGCTTGAGCCCATCAAGAATTCTGGCGGGCGCAACAACTACGGGCGCATCACCAAGCGGGCCACCGGCGGGGGGCACAAGCGCAAGTACCGGGTCATCGACTTCAAACGGGACAAGAAGGATATCCCGGCGCAGGTGGTGACCATCGAGTACGATCCCAACCGTTCGGCGCGCATCGCACTGCTGAATTACGCCGACGGAGAGAAGCGCTACATTCTCGCCCCGGTCGGGATTCAGGTGGGCGACCCCGTGGTGGCCAGCGAGCAGGCTGATATCAAGCCCGGCAATGCTCTGGCGATCCGCTCCATTCCTCTGGGCACCTGGGTGCACAACGTGGAGATGAAGGTCGGCAAGGGCGTGCAGCTCGCTCGTAGCGCCGGTACCTACGCCATGATCGCGGCCAAGGAGGGCAAGTACGCCCAGCTGCGCATGCCTTCGGGCGAGGTTCGCCTGATTCACCAGGACTGCTGCGCCAGTATCGGGCAGGTGGGCAACGCAGACCATGAGAACGTCAAAATCGGCAAGGCTGGCCGGAATCGCTGGCTTGGCAAGAGACCTCAGAGTCGTGGCGTGGCGATGAACCCAGTCGACCACCCTCACGGCGGCGGTGAGGGGCGCAGCTCGGGCGGCCGGCATCCGGTCACTACCTGGGGCGTTCCGACCAAAGGTTACAAGACCCGTTCCAACAAGCGTACCGACCGCTTCATTGTGCGGCGGCGGAAGAAATAAGAGATTTTTCGATAAGAGGAGACGGCAGTGGCGAGATCGATCAAAAAAGGGCCGTACATCCAGGAGAGCCTCCTGCGCAAAGTCGACATGGAGGGGGGCGCCAGTTCCAAGAAGGTCATCAAGACCTGGTCCCGGCGTTCCACCATCATCCCCGAGTTTGTCGGACACACCTTCGCCGTCCATAACGGCAAGAAGTTTATCCCGGTTTTCGTTACCGAAAACATGGTGGGGCACAAGTTGGGGGAGTTCGCTCCGACCCGCACCTACTACGGGCACGGTTACGACAAAAAGACTAAGAGAAAATAGCATTTGCGCTTAAGGAGTTATAGTCCATGGAAGCCAGAGCCAAACTGAGATATGCGAGGCTTTCCCCGCAGAAGACCCGCTTAGCTGTGGACATGGTGCGTGGTAAGGGAGTTCAGGACGCCTTGAACATCCTTCGCTTTTCGCCCCAGAAAGCCGCCGCTGTCGTGTCCAAGCTGGTGAGCAGCGCCGTGGCCAATGCGGAACAAAAGGGGGTCTCCGATATTGACCGACTTTATGTCAAAGTCGTCACTGTCGACCAGGGACCGGCGCTCAAGCGCTTTCTTCCCCGGGCGCAGGGCCGCGCTACGAAGATCCGCAAGCCGACTAGTCACATTACAGTCATTCTTGACGAAAAATAAAAAGTAGTTTGCCTGAGGAGGTGATAGTTTGGGCCAGAAAGTTCATCCAATAGGATTCCGCTTGGGAATCAACCGGACCTGGGACTCCAAGTGGTACGCCGAGTCGGATTACTCCGAACTGCTCCACGAGGACATCAAACTCAGGGCATACCTCAAGAAGCGGCTGTACCACGCGGGCATTTCGAAAATTGAGATGGAGCGCGCGGCCAACAAGGCCAAGATCAACATCTTCGCAGCCCGTCCCGGTATTATTATCGGCAAGAAGGGTTCGGAGGTGGAGGCTCTGAAAGCGGAGCTGGCCAAACTCACCGATAAAGAGGTCTTTATTAACATTCAGGAAGTTCGCAAGCCTGAGGTTGATGCCCAACTTGTCGCTGAGAGCGTCGCTTTGCAGCTCGAACGCCGGGTGGCCTTCCGCCGCGCCATGAAGAAGAGCGTGAGCATGGCCCTCAAGTTCGGCGCCAAGGGGATCAAGATCAACTGTGCAGGCCGACTCGGCGGTGCCGAGATGAGCCGCACAGAATGGTATCGCGAGGGGCGGGTGCCCCTGCACACCCTGCGTGCCGATATCGACTACGGATTCGCCGAGGCCAAGACCACCTACGGGATTATTGGCGTCAAGGTGCTTATCTTCAAGGGCGAAGTGCTTGCCAAAGAAAAGTAAAGAGTTTGTATAGGAGTGTCCGCTTATGTTAA carries:
- the rplD gene encoding 50S ribosomal protein L4 gives rise to the protein MAKIAVYDTNNKQVSERELADSVFNADVRGYLIHDMVRYQLAARRQGTAQVKNRSAVAGGGKKPYKQKGTGNARQGTVRAPHFVGGGVAFGPSTRDYSFKLNRKVKLAALKSALSVRFKEERMTVLNALDLEKISTKGFNEVLGRFDVSNVLVVIEEADSKVELSARNLPFVKVLRAEGVNVYDVMKYKNLILTEGAVSRLEGALG
- a CDS encoding 50S ribosomal protein L23, whose product is MKPLHQIIKKPLVTEKTNLQKEAGQQVAFEVAVDANKIEIRQAIEKAFDVKVEKVNTALIAGKVKRVGRRFGKRSNYKKAYVTLAEGSNIDFFGV
- the rplB gene encoding 50S ribosomal protein L2 produces the protein MAIKKYKPTSPCRRGMTSSTFEEITTSTPEKSLLEPIKNSGGRNNYGRITKRATGGGHKRKYRVIDFKRDKKDIPAQVVTIEYDPNRSARIALLNYADGEKRYILAPVGIQVGDPVVASEQADIKPGNALAIRSIPLGTWVHNVEMKVGKGVQLARSAGTYAMIAAKEGKYAQLRMPSGEVRLIHQDCCASIGQVGNADHENVKIGKAGRNRWLGKRPQSRGVAMNPVDHPHGGGEGRSSGGRHPVTTWGVPTKGYKTRSNKRTDRFIVRRRKK
- the rpsS gene encoding 30S ribosomal protein S19 gives rise to the protein MARSIKKGPYIQESLLRKVDMEGGASSKKVIKTWSRRSTIIPEFVGHTFAVHNGKKFIPVFVTENMVGHKLGEFAPTRTYYGHGYDKKTKRK
- the rplV gene encoding 50S ribosomal protein L22, producing the protein MEARAKLRYARLSPQKTRLAVDMVRGKGVQDALNILRFSPQKAAAVVSKLVSSAVANAEQKGVSDIDRLYVKVVTVDQGPALKRFLPRAQGRATKIRKPTSHITVILDEK
- the rpsC gene encoding 30S ribosomal protein S3 codes for the protein MGQKVHPIGFRLGINRTWDSKWYAESDYSELLHEDIKLRAYLKKRLYHAGISKIEMERAANKAKINIFAARPGIIIGKKGSEVEALKAELAKLTDKEVFINIQEVRKPEVDAQLVAESVALQLERRVAFRRAMKKSVSMALKFGAKGIKINCAGRLGGAEMSRTEWYREGRVPLHTLRADIDYGFAEAKTTYGIIGVKVLIFKGEVLAKEK